From a single Gimesia fumaroli genomic region:
- a CDS encoding DMT family transporter — protein sequence MTDEVEQAKLFRARMLVLLASVLWSLSGVFIKSPPFESIPETDRGLILACYRALFAGLFLLPFVKFKYVRWRPGLIPLLIAFASMNLLFMTAMTKTSAAAAIFLQNTSVVWAMVFGFLFLKERIERGSVLAILIVLAGIFCIVAGDWASENFSGNLIALTSGVCYSLVVLFFRVLRDEHPAWLVALCLLTSAGIVAPWVGSLGVSLTGQQFFLLALLGVVQLGAPYVIFSHAVKTVNSQEAALLVLAEPILNPIWVWLFWGETVSMETLIGCSLIILGLLVRFLFFRPKQILKPNNA from the coding sequence ATGACGGATGAAGTTGAACAGGCGAAACTGTTCCGTGCGCGGATGCTGGTGCTGCTGGCTTCGGTACTCTGGAGCTTGAGTGGCGTGTTTATCAAGTCGCCTCCCTTCGAGTCGATTCCCGAAACAGATCGCGGCTTGATCCTGGCCTGTTATCGCGCGTTGTTTGCCGGTTTGTTTCTGCTGCCGTTTGTGAAGTTCAAATACGTGCGCTGGCGACCCGGTCTGATTCCGCTGTTGATCGCCTTTGCTTCGATGAATTTACTGTTCATGACCGCAATGACAAAAACGTCTGCCGCGGCTGCGATTTTTTTGCAGAATACCAGCGTCGTCTGGGCGATGGTGTTTGGTTTTCTGTTTTTAAAGGAACGCATCGAACGCGGATCAGTTCTAGCGATCCTGATTGTGCTGGCTGGCATTTTTTGTATCGTGGCCGGCGACTGGGCGAGTGAGAACTTTTCCGGAAATTTGATCGCGCTCACTAGTGGTGTGTGTTACTCACTGGTTGTGCTCTTCTTTCGCGTCCTCCGCGACGAACATCCTGCCTGGCTGGTCGCGCTCTGCCTCTTAACCTCAGCGGGCATCGTGGCTCCCTGGGTGGGGAGTCTGGGGGTTTCTCTAACCGGCCAGCAGTTTTTTCTCCTGGCTTTGTTAGGTGTGGTCCAGTTGGGAGCTCCCTATGTCATCTTTTCGCATGCGGTCAAAACGGTTAATTCACAGGAAGCCGCTCTGCTGGTACTGGCTGAACCGATTTTGAATCCGATCTGGGTCTGGCTGTTCTGGGGCGAGACCGTTTCGATGGAGACGCTCATCGGCTGTTCGCTGATTATTCTGGGACTGCTCGTGCGGTTTCTGTTTTTCCGACCGAAACAGATTCTGAAACCGAACAATGCTTAG
- the aroE gene encoding shikimate dehydrogenase, producing MICVSIGRTRHKMVMMEHRSLAEKGAELVEMRLDWIARAPDVNRLIKDRPTPVVITCRRPEDKGRWNRSEEQRQALLRTAIVSEVEYVDIEDDIADKIPRYGKTKRIISHHNFDETPDDLEEIYASLCEKDPDIVKLVTMANSPDDSVRMLKLVANAKVPTIGFCMGEYGVISRILCGKYGSPFTYATFSRERELAPGQLSFSEMTRIYRYDKIGPETPVYGVIGDPIAHSLSPLIHNLAFRHDKLDAVYLPFRVPKDRLPETLKEFEWLNVQGYSVTIPHKAGALKLAGKADEASKSMGVANTLFRDRDNVWQARNTDYDAALNSIRLGLDPEGNATTDPIDGKQVLLLGAGGVSRAIGAGIVAAGGALTISNRSRERGEKLAKDLGCNFSTWENRGSGRYDILVNGTAVGMHPKVNETPFAQNFLQEEMLVFDTVYNPENTLLLKQARERGCKTVSGIEMFVRQAAAQYKLFTGKEPPLEVMRNTLRKGISAVGKL from the coding sequence ATGATTTGTGTCAGCATCGGTCGAACCCGGCACAAAATGGTGATGATGGAACACCGCTCCCTGGCAGAAAAAGGGGCGGAATTGGTGGAGATGCGTCTGGACTGGATCGCCCGTGCTCCCGATGTGAATCGTCTGATTAAGGACAGGCCGACGCCCGTCGTGATCACCTGCCGCAGACCGGAAGACAAAGGCCGCTGGAATCGGTCTGAAGAACAGCGACAGGCGCTGCTCAGGACGGCCATCGTTTCGGAAGTTGAGTATGTCGACATTGAAGATGACATCGCCGACAAAATTCCCCGCTATGGCAAAACCAAACGCATCATCAGTCATCATAACTTTGATGAAACGCCGGATGACCTCGAAGAAATCTACGCTTCACTTTGCGAGAAAGATCCCGATATCGTCAAGCTGGTCACGATGGCCAACTCTCCCGACGATTCGGTACGCATGCTGAAACTGGTGGCGAACGCCAAGGTACCAACCATCGGTTTCTGCATGGGAGAATATGGCGTAATCAGCCGGATTCTCTGTGGCAAATATGGTTCTCCCTTCACTTATGCCACGTTCAGTCGCGAACGGGAACTGGCACCGGGACAACTCTCCTTTTCCGAGATGACACGCATTTATCGCTACGACAAAATTGGTCCCGAGACGCCCGTGTATGGCGTGATTGGCGATCCGATTGCCCATAGTCTGAGTCCGCTGATTCATAATCTAGCGTTTCGTCATGATAAGTTAGACGCCGTTTATCTGCCGTTTCGCGTTCCCAAAGATCGTCTGCCGGAAACATTGAAAGAATTCGAATGGCTCAACGTGCAGGGGTATAGTGTCACGATTCCGCATAAAGCGGGAGCCCTCAAGCTGGCGGGAAAAGCAGACGAAGCTTCAAAAAGTATGGGCGTGGCCAATACGCTGTTTCGTGATAGGGACAATGTCTGGCAGGCTCGTAATACCGACTACGATGCGGCCCTCAACAGTATTCGCCTGGGACTCGATCCCGAGGGGAACGCAACCACTGATCCGATTGATGGCAAGCAGGTCTTGCTGCTCGGAGCTGGTGGTGTTTCGCGGGCGATCGGCGCCGGCATTGTTGCTGCCGGCGGTGCGTTGACGATTTCCAATCGCAGCCGCGAACGGGGCGAGAAGCTGGCCAAGGATCTGGGCTGTAATTTTAGTACATGGGAAAACCGGGGCAGTGGTCGATATGACATTCTGGTTAATGGAACTGCGGTCGGTATGCATCCCAAAGTGAATGAGACACCGTTTGCGCAGAATTTTCTGCAGGAAGAGATGCTGGTCTTCGATACCGTTTATAATCCCGAAAATACTCTACTCCTGAAACAGGCGCGGGAGCGAGGCTGCAAAACGGTTTCCGGAATTGAAATGTTCGTCCGCCAGGCCGCCGCTCAATATAAACTGTTTACCGGAAAAGAACCTCCCCTGGAAGTCATGCGGAATACATTGCGCAAAGGGATTTCCGCTGTCGGAAAACTCTAA
- a CDS encoding prenyltransferase/squalene oxidase repeat-containing protein, translating into MLAFSSLLLMVSAGALPEDQVTTTQVRETVQRSIPYIEEKGLWWIEKKKCVSCHRGGNMVWSLHAAKQHGFEVSDQLQEWTDWSTDKSLSKNDKGKTVGLGNKEGVVQILLSSGHSSIAPDQKETRQKLAALLLDGQQPDGSWKAGGQLPFQKRPAAETNTVSTMWLALTLIREGNEKSAPVVEKAMQFINASPPGKSTEWYAVRLLLAVQAKDSEVRDQMLKQLHSLQKPDGGWGWMVADESDALGTGMALYALLEAGVNREDASIKQAQQFLVSTQRKDGSWPVKGTKEKKKASVQETAIYWGTCWAVISLVESLPQ; encoded by the coding sequence ATGCTTGCCTTCAGTTCCCTTTTGTTGATGGTGTCGGCGGGTGCCTTACCCGAGGATCAGGTTACCACGACGCAGGTTCGCGAAACGGTTCAGCGCAGTATTCCTTATATCGAGGAAAAAGGGCTGTGGTGGATTGAGAAAAAGAAATGCGTTTCCTGCCACCGTGGGGGAAATATGGTCTGGAGCCTGCATGCCGCAAAACAACACGGCTTTGAAGTCAGCGATCAGCTGCAAGAATGGACCGATTGGTCAACCGACAAATCGCTCTCAAAAAATGACAAAGGCAAAACGGTCGGGCTGGGAAACAAGGAAGGGGTGGTTCAGATTCTCTTAAGCTCAGGTCATTCCAGCATCGCCCCGGATCAAAAGGAGACTCGCCAAAAACTGGCCGCACTGCTTCTGGACGGCCAACAGCCGGACGGTTCCTGGAAAGCGGGTGGGCAGCTCCCGTTTCAAAAGCGGCCTGCCGCGGAAACAAACACGGTCTCTACCATGTGGCTGGCACTAACGCTGATCAGAGAAGGGAATGAAAAGAGCGCCCCCGTTGTTGAAAAAGCGATGCAGTTTATCAATGCCAGTCCGCCCGGAAAGAGTACTGAATGGTATGCGGTGCGATTACTGCTCGCAGTTCAGGCGAAGGATTCTGAAGTCCGCGATCAAATGCTGAAGCAACTTCACAGTCTGCAAAAACCGGATGGCGGCTGGGGCTGGATGGTAGCTGACGAAAGCGACGCACTGGGAACAGGTATGGCATTGTATGCATTACTTGAAGCAGGCGTGAATCGAGAAGACGCTTCGATCAAACAGGCACAACAGTTTCTCGTCAGTACACAACGCAAAGATGGTTCGTGGCCTGTAAAGGGAACCAAAGAAAAGAAAAAAGCGAGCGTTCAGGAAACCGCCATCTATTGGGGCACCTGCTGGGCCGTCATCAGTCTGGTCGAGAGCCTGCCGCAATAG
- a CDS encoding cupin domain-containing protein, which produces MSETTERAQHGTGFDCFEAGPMENWGQFQLSPPESPIPVRGKYFLKKYLNSEGLEMSINVLPPGAAMPFVHRHQENDEIYFILKGKGQFQAGAEVLNVSEGFFIRLSPEVPRVWRNHSEEPLYYLVIQYHSESRITGGISDGKRLKHPIAWKESPEDESTHGPETTFTE; this is translated from the coding sequence ATGAGTGAGACCACCGAGCGTGCACAACACGGCACAGGATTTGACTGTTTTGAGGCGGGTCCCATGGAAAACTGGGGCCAGTTTCAGCTCTCTCCGCCGGAATCGCCAATACCGGTGCGGGGGAAATATTTTCTCAAGAAATACCTGAATTCCGAAGGGTTAGAGATGTCAATCAACGTCCTGCCGCCAGGGGCCGCGATGCCGTTCGTACATCGTCATCAGGAAAATGATGAGATTTATTTTATCCTCAAAGGGAAGGGACAATTTCAAGCAGGCGCGGAAGTGCTGAATGTTTCGGAGGGATTCTTTATCCGCCTTTCGCCGGAAGTGCCGCGCGTCTGGCGAAACCATTCGGAGGAACCGTTATACTATCTGGTGATCCAATACCATTCAGAGAGCCGCATCACGGGCGGAATCTCGGATGGAAAAAGACTGAAGCACCCAATTGCCTGGAAAGAAAGTCCTGAAGATGAATCAACCCACGGACCGGAAACAACGTTCACGGAATAA
- the hisA gene encoding 1-(5-phosphoribosyl)-5-[(5-phosphoribosylamino)methylideneamino]imidazole-4-carboxamide isomerase produces the protein MEILPAIDIRGGKCVRLRQGDYGQETVFGDDPTEMAQRWADGGASRLHLVDLDGAKAGKPVNQEVVRKIVQSVSIPCQMGGGIRDEASIQLMLDDVGIDRVIVGTQALKDPQWFKEMVQRYPNRLALGLDARDSKVATEGWLDVSETSAIDLAKEYVGVELAAVIYTNIANDGMMQGVDEGTIQDMIALAELGLPVIASGGVTTLKDVTRLAEVSRAQPKLVGAIIGRALYEGTIEVPAAITAAEG, from the coding sequence ATGGAAATACTGCCCGCCATCGATATTCGGGGAGGCAAATGCGTTCGTCTCAGGCAAGGTGATTACGGTCAGGAAACCGTATTCGGCGATGATCCCACCGAAATGGCTCAGCGCTGGGCAGACGGCGGCGCCTCACGTTTGCATCTGGTCGACCTGGATGGCGCGAAAGCGGGCAAGCCCGTCAATCAGGAAGTCGTTCGCAAGATTGTACAATCCGTCTCCATTCCCTGTCAGATGGGGGGCGGGATTCGCGATGAAGCGTCTATTCAGCTCATGCTGGACGACGTCGGCATCGACCGCGTAATTGTCGGCACGCAGGCTCTCAAAGATCCACAGTGGTTCAAAGAAATGGTCCAGCGCTACCCCAATCGACTGGCGTTGGGGCTGGATGCCCGCGATTCCAAGGTGGCCACTGAAGGTTGGCTCGATGTCTCGGAAACCTCGGCGATTGATCTGGCGAAAGAATATGTGGGCGTGGAACTGGCGGCTGTCATTTATACGAATATCGCTAATGACGGCATGATGCAGGGCGTCGATGAAGGCACAATTCAGGATATGATTGCACTGGCCGAGCTCGGTTTGCCCGTGATCGCTTCAGGTGGGGTGACGACACTCAAAGACGTAACCCGTCTGGCGGAAGTCAGTCGAGCACAGCCGAAGTTAGTTGGTGCGATTATTGGCCGAGCCTTGTATGAGGGGACGATTGAAGTTCCCGCCGCCATTACCGCCGCCGAGGGGTAA
- the ltrA gene encoding group II intron reverse transcriptase/maturase → MNRNREQKPTRVPFAAKQVGEASSRWDWVEPCVWTDRMLTALETGVKGGQWFSLIDKVDRDRNLYQAFRRVAANGGAAGVDHVSCERFAERLIPNLRKLSQQLREGNYQPQAIRRQWIPKPGSRELRPLGIPTARDRVVQTALRQVLEPIFERDFAEQSYGFRPGRGCKDALQRVDTLLESGYTYVVDADLKSYFDTIPHDKLMNRVREKISDGQVLTLIEMFLRQQILDDLAEWTPDRGSPQGAVISPLLSNIYLDPLDHLMAGAGIEMVRYADDFVILCRTREDAERALEMVRQWTAEAGLTLHPDKTHIVDMAEGSFDFLGYTFQGRYRFPRKKSLQKFKDSIRQKTRRTNGHSLQCIIAQLNPTLRGWFNYFQHCQPSTYTILDQWVRMRLRSILRKRRKGKGRGRGHDHLRWPNAYFAEQGLFSLKQSHVLASQSSQR, encoded by the coding sequence ATGAACCGAAACAGGGAACAAAAACCGACGCGAGTGCCGTTTGCGGCTAAACAAGTCGGAGAAGCTTCGTCCCGCTGGGACTGGGTAGAACCATGTGTCTGGACAGACCGCATGTTGACGGCCCTCGAAACGGGGGTGAAAGGAGGCCAATGGTTCAGTCTGATCGATAAAGTCGATCGTGATCGAAATTTGTATCAGGCGTTTCGTAGAGTAGCCGCCAACGGCGGTGCAGCTGGTGTGGATCACGTCAGCTGCGAACGCTTCGCCGAGCGATTGATCCCGAACCTGAGAAAGCTGTCGCAACAACTGCGGGAAGGAAACTACCAACCGCAGGCAATCCGGCGACAGTGGATTCCCAAGCCGGGGAGCAGGGAACTGCGTCCTCTGGGGATTCCCACAGCTCGGGATCGGGTGGTGCAGACCGCATTACGCCAAGTGCTGGAACCAATCTTCGAACGGGATTTCGCCGAGCAAAGCTATGGTTTCCGTCCCGGGCGCGGCTGTAAGGATGCGCTACAGCGTGTCGATACGCTGCTCGAAAGCGGTTACACATATGTGGTGGATGCAGATTTGAAGAGCTATTTCGACACAATTCCCCACGATAAGTTGATGAATCGGGTCCGGGAGAAAATCAGCGACGGCCAGGTGCTGACGCTGATCGAGATGTTTCTGCGTCAACAGATTCTAGATGACCTTGCCGAATGGACTCCCGATCGTGGGAGCCCCCAGGGAGCGGTGATCAGCCCGTTGCTCAGCAACATCTATCTCGATCCCCTCGACCATTTGATGGCGGGAGCCGGAATTGAGATGGTCCGTTACGCAGATGACTTCGTGATTTTGTGTCGAACTCGGGAAGACGCCGAGCGAGCTTTGGAGATGGTGCGGCAGTGGACGGCGGAAGCCGGCCTGACGCTGCATCCGGACAAGACTCACATCGTCGACATGGCCGAGGGGAGCTTCGATTTTCTGGGTTACACTTTCCAGGGGCGTTATCGCTTCCCTCGAAAGAAAAGTCTCCAGAAATTCAAAGACTCCATTCGGCAGAAGACGAGGCGGACGAACGGGCATAGCCTTCAATGCATCATTGCACAGCTCAACCCGACGCTACGTGGCTGGTTCAATTATTTTCAACACTGCCAGCCTTCCACGTATACCATCCTGGATCAGTGGGTTCGCATGCGTCTGCGAAGTATACTTCGGAAACGTCGTAAAGGCAAAGGTCGCGGACGAGGACACGATCATTTACGCTGGCCCAATGCTTATTTTGCCGAACAGGGACTGTTCTCCTTGAAACAATCCCATGTTCTGGCCAGTCAATCCTCGCAGAGGTAA
- a CDS encoding prepilin peptidase produces the protein MTPFGINPYLILLLLFLLGTVLGRLINLCIEEIPREEKVGAAWARVARRMRHLWSRYHIPIIGVYLTRSRDSTFPYKRSQREALVELLNGVIFVLLYCAEVPLSGQSTLQDSGLFSAYAPDPAAMKNSLLSPVALLNLRYAFHLVLIESLMIATFIDFDLKIIPDGATMPAMFFGVVGSFVFGYLYLVPVWFQEPSIVRLMGLYFPEQYRASFVVEKVPRWIEMYPHLHGLAVSLVGLVVGGGVVWAVRIIGQWTLRQEAMGFGDVILMAVIGSFLGWQATVTVFVISPLCALAVVAVSIFFKQSREIPFGPYLSLGALLVLLGWPQIWPLAERICHMGPLLPILSILMLVLLAACLLFTQMMKWMLGIPLYWQEEWLDEWTSADQLTYQSGENVDENQGRWERGADAHTRAGRGTQYNHQWKKGR, from the coding sequence ATGACTCCCTTTGGCATCAACCCTTATCTGATACTCTTGCTGCTGTTTCTGTTGGGAACAGTTTTGGGACGTCTGATTAATCTCTGCATCGAAGAAATCCCGCGTGAAGAAAAGGTCGGGGCCGCCTGGGCACGCGTCGCACGCCGCATGCGGCATCTCTGGTCGCGTTATCATATTCCCATTATCGGCGTTTATCTCACGCGATCCCGCGATTCGACCTTTCCCTATAAACGTTCCCAGCGCGAAGCACTGGTGGAACTGTTAAACGGCGTGATCTTTGTGCTCCTGTATTGCGCGGAAGTGCCGCTCAGCGGTCAGTCCACGTTGCAGGACAGCGGCCTGTTTTCCGCGTATGCACCCGATCCTGCTGCGATGAAGAATTCTCTGCTGTCGCCGGTGGCGTTGTTGAATCTGCGCTATGCTTTTCATCTGGTGTTGATCGAATCATTGATGATCGCGACCTTTATCGACTTCGATCTCAAAATTATTCCCGATGGGGCGACGATGCCGGCGATGTTTTTCGGCGTTGTCGGATCTTTTGTGTTTGGCTATCTCTATCTGGTGCCGGTCTGGTTTCAGGAACCATCGATCGTCCGTTTAATGGGACTGTATTTTCCGGAACAGTATCGTGCATCCTTTGTTGTTGAGAAAGTGCCTCGGTGGATTGAGATGTATCCGCACCTGCACGGCCTGGCAGTCAGTCTGGTTGGACTGGTCGTTGGTGGCGGCGTCGTCTGGGCCGTTCGTATCATCGGTCAATGGACGTTGCGGCAGGAAGCGATGGGCTTTGGTGATGTCATCTTAATGGCCGTCATCGGCAGTTTCCTCGGCTGGCAGGCAACCGTCACCGTGTTTGTGATCTCCCCTTTGTGTGCTCTGGCGGTAGTCGCTGTTTCCATCTTTTTTAAACAGTCGCGCGAAATTCCCTTTGGCCCGTACCTTAGCCTGGGGGCATTACTGGTGCTGCTGGGCTGGCCTCAAATCTGGCCTCTCGCCGAACGTATCTGTCATATGGGCCCACTGTTGCCAATTCTTTCCATTCTGATGCTGGTCTTACTGGCTGCCTGTCTCTTGTTCACCCAGATGATGAAATGGATGCTGGGAATTCCCCTGTATTGGCAGGAAGAATGGCTGGATGAATGGACATCCGCCGATCAGTTAACCTATCAGTCAGGCGAAAATGTGGATGAAAATCAGGGACGCTGGGAGCGGGGCGCCGATGCACATACCCGCGCCGGACGGGGCACACAGTACAATCATCAGTGGAAAAAAGGACGATAA
- a CDS encoding TetR/AcrR family transcriptional regulator — translation MNQPTDRKQRSRNKILDAALRMFKRQGYVGSGVDGIMEEAGMTSGAFYGHFDSKSDVLGSSLVHSFIEDQAAMNGALEKAETPEDLANIMLRYLSSKHCENVEEGCSIPPLLSDLGRADEETKTQFEEVINWLTEQFLERSGNQFTRQEVLATLALCFGGLSLARAVKSPALSRQILSACRKNLPLKKEE, via the coding sequence ATGAATCAACCCACGGACCGGAAACAACGTTCACGGAATAAAATTCTGGACGCCGCCCTGCGAATGTTTAAGCGGCAAGGTTACGTGGGAAGCGGCGTTGACGGCATCATGGAAGAAGCCGGCATGACTTCGGGCGCGTTCTACGGTCACTTTGATTCGAAGTCGGATGTTCTGGGAAGTAGCCTCGTGCATTCCTTCATTGAAGACCAGGCGGCGATGAACGGCGCGCTGGAGAAGGCAGAGACCCCCGAAGATCTGGCGAACATCATGCTGCGTTACCTTTCCAGTAAACATTGTGAGAATGTGGAAGAAGGCTGCTCGATTCCCCCCCTGCTCTCCGACCTGGGCCGGGCCGATGAGGAAACCAAAACACAGTTCGAAGAGGTGATCAACTGGTTGACCGAGCAGTTCCTCGAACGTTCGGGCAACCAATTTACCCGGCAGGAAGTGCTTGCTACGCTGGCACTCTGTTTCGGCGGACTGTCACTGGCCCGCGCGGTCAAGTCTCCTGCTCTATCGCGTCAGATTCTGTCAGCCTGTCGTAAAAATTTACCATTGAAGAAGGAAGAATGA
- the thpR gene encoding RNA 2',3'-cyclic phosphodiesterase, translating to MHANQRTRTFIAVPIEPPRGLKKLMQKLEQLGSAVRPIPVDQMHITLKFLGPTELDDIMPISSILKTMRTEFPRMKLAFKGLGAFPRVERPNVIWAGISDASVLTEMAEFLERETEKLGYPRERKGFHPHLTLARVKAKPPQDLFEILRDRENAEWGEATVDTLKFYQSELKTERAHYHEMQTVKLAAR from the coding sequence ATGCACGCCAACCAACGCACACGCACATTTATCGCCGTCCCCATTGAACCGCCACGGGGTCTTAAGAAATTAATGCAAAAGCTGGAACAGCTCGGCTCCGCCGTAAGACCGATTCCTGTGGACCAGATGCATATCACCCTGAAGTTTCTGGGGCCAACGGAACTCGATGACATCATGCCCATCAGCTCGATTCTGAAAACGATGCGAACGGAATTCCCGCGTATGAAACTAGCGTTCAAAGGCCTGGGTGCTTTCCCGCGTGTAGAACGACCAAACGTCATCTGGGCCGGCATCAGTGATGCCAGCGTGCTGACAGAAATGGCGGAATTTCTGGAACGGGAAACGGAAAAACTGGGTTATCCCCGCGAACGCAAAGGCTTCCATCCACACCTGACACTGGCCCGCGTCAAAGCCAAGCCCCCCCAAGATCTGTTTGAAATTCTGCGGGATCGCGAAAATGCGGAATGGGGAGAGGCTACGGTAGACACACTCAAGTTTTATCAGTCCGAACTCAAAACAGAGCGGGCACACTATCATGAAATGCAGACGGTAAAGCTTGCGGCACGCTAA
- a CDS encoding shikimate kinase, with protein sequence MPVITLIGYRGSGKSSVAAPLAERLGFTWMDADDEIERVAGKSITDIFAAEGEVHFRQIEREVMQSLLGRDKLIIAAGGGAILNTETRNEMREAGPVIWLNASVSALEQRISSDATTASRRPALTSSASQREEIQNLLDQREPLYREAATITVETDSKTVSQIVDEIMTSLDSTD encoded by the coding sequence ATGCCAGTCATCACATTAATCGGCTACCGGGGCAGTGGCAAAAGCAGCGTCGCTGCGCCTCTGGCAGAACGACTCGGTTTTACCTGGATGGATGCCGACGACGAAATCGAGCGAGTCGCCGGGAAATCGATCACAGATATCTTTGCCGCAGAAGGGGAAGTGCACTTCCGCCAAATAGAACGCGAGGTCATGCAGAGTCTGCTCGGTCGCGACAAGCTGATCATTGCCGCGGGCGGCGGGGCAATTCTGAATACGGAGACACGCAATGAAATGCGCGAGGCTGGTCCAGTGATCTGGCTCAATGCCAGCGTGTCGGCACTGGAACAGCGTATTTCAAGTGATGCCACCACAGCCAGCCGCCGCCCTGCGTTGACGTCGAGTGCTTCCCAGCGCGAGGAAATTCAGAATCTACTCGACCAGCGCGAACCACTCTATCGGGAGGCAGCGACAATCACCGTTGAGACCGATTCCAAAACTGTTTCCCAAATCGTCGATGAAATTATGACGTCTCTGGATTCCACCGATTAA
- the hisH gene encoding imidazole glycerol phosphate synthase subunit HisH — translation MITIVDYGMGNLRSVQKAFEKVGAEAVICSDPDKISQASKLILPGVGAFRDAIQALKDQSLVEPILEHARSGKPFLGICLGLQLLFDVSYEDGEYEGLGIIPGKVVRFEDQPDLKIPHMGWNQIERTAPHPILEGIPDHDYFYFVHSYYVAPENESDVAAWTDYGCRFASMVARDNIVASQFHPEKSQDAGLKLLQNFASF, via the coding sequence ATGATTACAATCGTCGATTATGGAATGGGCAATTTGAGGAGCGTCCAGAAAGCCTTTGAAAAAGTCGGGGCCGAAGCAGTTATTTGCTCGGACCCGGATAAGATTTCTCAAGCGAGCAAATTAATCCTGCCCGGCGTAGGCGCCTTCCGAGATGCCATTCAGGCCTTGAAAGATCAGTCGCTGGTCGAACCGATTCTCGAGCACGCCCGTTCCGGCAAGCCTTTTCTCGGAATCTGCCTCGGGCTTCAACTTCTGTTTGATGTCAGCTATGAAGACGGCGAATACGAGGGGCTGGGAATCATTCCGGGAAAAGTCGTGCGTTTCGAAGATCAACCCGATCTGAAAATTCCCCACATGGGCTGGAACCAGATTGAACGCACGGCCCCGCACCCGATTCTGGAAGGCATTCCCGATCACGACTATTTCTATTTTGTTCACAGCTACTACGTTGCACCCGAGAATGAATCGGATGTCGCTGCCTGGACCGATTATGGCTGCCGTTTTGCATCGATGGTGGCCCGCGACAATATCGTCGCTTCACAGTTTCACCCTGAAAAAAGCCAGGACGCAGGACTGAAGCTACTACAAAATTTTGCTTCCTTCTAA